From Streptomyces sp. CMB-StM0423, a single genomic window includes:
- a CDS encoding carbohydrate ABC transporter permease: protein MAVVAEPTRNRRRRRSGPHARREARIGLLFVLPCFLLFLAFRFGPAVAGVLMSFTDYTLTGGGSFIGADNFTRLKDDPLFWDALKVTVIYTVLAVPGTIAVSVGLALLTRRAFRGSKVFRSVFFLPVVTSLVLAATVFVWIFSTGGPWSTAMGWIGLPEESWLSHDTLVVPALALVGIWSRFGYGMLILLARMQDIPRELEEAALTDGAGPWQRFRHIVLPQLRPALFFLAVIETTASFQVFDAVYTMTGGGPANSSYTLVFQLYDAGFKYFDLGYAAAIGVALFALTLVVALIQRLTIGKDD, encoded by the coding sequence GTGGCAGTCGTCGCGGAACCCACCCGGAACAGGCGAAGGCGCCGCAGCGGGCCGCACGCGCGCCGCGAGGCCCGGATCGGCCTGCTGTTCGTCCTGCCGTGCTTCCTGCTCTTCCTCGCCTTCCGGTTCGGCCCCGCGGTCGCCGGGGTGCTGATGAGCTTCACCGATTACACCCTCACCGGGGGCGGCAGCTTCATCGGCGCCGACAACTTCACCCGGCTGAAGGACGACCCGCTGTTCTGGGACGCGCTGAAGGTCACCGTGATCTACACGGTGCTGGCCGTGCCCGGCACCATCGCGGTCTCGGTGGGGCTCGCGCTGCTGACCCGGCGGGCGTTCCGCGGCTCGAAGGTCTTCCGCTCGGTGTTCTTCCTGCCGGTCGTCACCTCGCTGGTGCTGGCAGCCACCGTGTTCGTGTGGATCTTCTCCACCGGCGGCCCCTGGTCGACGGCGATGGGCTGGATCGGGCTGCCGGAGGAGTCGTGGCTCTCCCACGACACCCTGGTGGTGCCCGCGCTGGCGCTGGTGGGCATCTGGTCGCGGTTCGGCTACGGGATGCTCATCCTGCTGGCCCGGATGCAGGACATCCCGCGGGAGCTGGAGGAGGCCGCACTCACCGACGGGGCCGGCCCCTGGCAGCGGTTCCGGCACATCGTGCTGCCGCAGTTGCGGCCGGCGCTGTTCTTCCTCGCGGTGATCGAGACGACGGCCTCGTTCCAGGTCTTCGACGCGGTCTACACGATGACCGGCGGCGGCCCCGCCAACTCCAGCTACACGCTGGTCTTCCAGCTCTACGACGCCGGCTTCAAGTACTTCGACCTGGGCTACGCGGCGGCGATCGGCGTGGCGCTCTTCGCGCTGACGCTGGTGGTCGCGCTGATCCAGCGGCTGACGATCGGGAAGGACGACTGA
- a CDS encoding carbohydrate ABC transporter permease: MTSAPAKTPHEEIPAGPAPAPAPGKGRAPGLAARRDERRLRRAANRDSVPHAMRGSTAGRIGRGLLLALAAVVTVFPFYAMVVLSLKPAAAVEFPGSLVPWPLGGEAYGSVMNSQDVPRWLFNTLLYSLVSVVGVLLLSSLAGYAFAKKRFPGREAMFWSFLSMVMVPYHVTMIPTFAMIAKLGGVDTYWGLIVPTLANAQAVFLMRQFIQGLPDELFEAARLDGCSELQIFGRIVLPLLKPILATLGVFVFLWHWNDFLWPLVIGQSTDMRTLTVGIASLQQQNVPLNVVLSGSVIAFVPIFAAYLVGQRYFTEGVTASGIKG; encoded by the coding sequence ATGACCTCGGCCCCCGCGAAGACCCCGCACGAAGAGATACCGGCAGGACCGGCTCCGGCGCCCGCGCCCGGCAAGGGCCGCGCGCCCGGACTCGCCGCCCGGCGCGACGAGCGCCGGCTGCGCCGCGCCGCGAACCGCGACTCCGTACCGCACGCGATGCGCGGCAGCACCGCCGGCCGGATAGGCCGCGGCCTGCTGCTGGCCCTGGCCGCCGTCGTCACCGTCTTCCCGTTCTACGCCATGGTGGTGCTGTCGCTGAAGCCCGCCGCGGCGGTGGAGTTCCCCGGCAGCCTGGTGCCGTGGCCGCTGGGCGGCGAGGCGTACGGGAGCGTCATGAACTCCCAGGACGTGCCGCGCTGGCTCTTCAACACGCTGCTCTACTCGCTGGTGTCGGTGGTGGGCGTGCTGCTGCTGTCGTCGCTTGCGGGCTATGCCTTCGCCAAGAAGCGCTTCCCCGGCCGCGAGGCGATGTTCTGGTCGTTCCTGTCGATGGTGATGGTGCCCTATCACGTCACGATGATCCCGACGTTCGCGATGATCGCGAAGCTCGGCGGCGTGGACACGTACTGGGGCCTGATCGTGCCGACGCTCGCCAACGCCCAGGCGGTCTTCCTCATGCGGCAGTTCATCCAGGGGCTGCCGGACGAGCTGTTCGAGGCGGCGCGCCTGGACGGCTGCAGCGAGCTGCAGATCTTCGGCCGCATCGTGCTGCCGCTGCTCAAGCCCATCCTGGCCACGCTCGGCGTCTTCGTCTTCCTGTGGCACTGGAACGACTTCCTGTGGCCGCTGGTCATCGGGCAGTCCACGGACATGCGCACACTCACCGTCGGCATCGCCTCCCTGCAGCAGCAGAACGTGCCGCTGAACGTCGTGCTGTCCGGCTCCGTCATCGCGTTCGTGCCCATCTTCGCCGCGTATCTGGTGGGCCAGCGCTACTTCACCGAGGGCGTCACGGCGTCCGGGATCAAGGGGTGA
- a CDS encoding NAD-dependent epimerase/dehydratase family protein, protein MFADEKALEERLATPSPGLTEDMARLEGDLLVLGAGGKMGPSLCRLARRALDAAGRADVAVHAVSRWSDPAAAGRLQAAGVRTVAADLMDPDTDLAALPDAGNVVFMVGAKFGSAGAPSHAWAVNAGLPERVARRWADARVAAFSTGNVYPLVSVGTGGSAESDPVGPVGEYAMSCLGRERLFAHAALTHGTKVALLRLNYAVDLRYGVLADVAQRVHAGAPVDVTTGHVNVVWQGYANEVALRALLHARDGEPFTLNITGPETAAVRRLAHRFGAEFGTEPVFEGTEAPTALLSDAAACHALFGYPDVPLRTLVGWQADWLHRGLPLSGKPTKFQVRDGRF, encoded by the coding sequence GTGTTCGCTGACGAGAAGGCACTTGAGGAGCGCCTGGCCACCCCCTCGCCGGGGCTGACCGAGGACATGGCCCGCCTGGAAGGCGACCTGCTGGTGCTCGGCGCCGGCGGCAAGATGGGCCCGAGCCTGTGCCGGCTGGCGCGGCGGGCGCTGGATGCCGCGGGGCGTGCGGACGTGGCGGTGCACGCGGTGTCCCGCTGGTCGGACCCGGCCGCGGCCGGGCGGCTGCAGGCCGCGGGGGTACGCACCGTGGCCGCGGACCTGATGGACCCGGACACCGATCTGGCCGCGCTGCCGGACGCGGGGAACGTCGTGTTCATGGTCGGCGCCAAGTTCGGCTCCGCCGGGGCGCCTTCGCACGCCTGGGCGGTGAACGCGGGGCTGCCGGAGCGGGTCGCACGCCGCTGGGCGGACGCCCGGGTCGCGGCGTTCTCCACCGGCAACGTCTATCCGCTGGTGTCCGTGGGCACCGGCGGCTCGGCCGAGTCGGACCCGGTGGGGCCGGTCGGCGAGTACGCCATGTCGTGCCTGGGCCGCGAACGGCTCTTCGCGCACGCGGCGCTCACCCACGGCACGAAGGTCGCGCTGCTGCGCCTCAACTACGCGGTGGACCTGCGCTACGGCGTCCTCGCCGACGTCGCCCAGCGGGTGCACGCCGGCGCGCCCGTGGACGTCACCACGGGCCACGTCAACGTCGTCTGGCAAGGGTACGCCAACGAAGTCGCCCTGCGCGCACTGCTGCACGCCCGCGACGGGGAGCCGTTCACCCTCAACATCACCGGGCCCGAGACCGCCGCCGTGCGCCGGCTGGCGCACCGGTTCGGCGCCGAGTTCGGCACCGAGCCGGTCTTCGAGGGAACCGAGGCCCCCACGGCCCTCCTCTCCGACGCCGCGGCCTGCCACGCTCTCTTCGGCTACCCGGACGTGCCGCTGCGCACCCTCGTCGGCTGGCAGGCCGACTGGCTGCACCGCGGGCTCCCGCTGTCCGGCAAGCCCACCAAGTTCCAGGTACGCGACGGAAGGTTCTGA
- a CDS encoding dihydrodipicolinate synthase family protein, with protein sequence MPTDRPTPLDVLADGAVIPAHPLALTADRRLDERRQRALTRYYLDAGAGGIAVAVHTTQFAIREPQVGLLRPVLELAAETAAESAAASGRPAVRIAGACGYTAQAVAEAELAASLGYDAVLLSPAVPGANEEGLLERARAVGEVLPVIGFYLQEAVGGRYLSPAFWAALADQPSTAAIKIAPFDRYRTADVVRAVAGADRGPEVALYTGNDDDIVGDLLTPYDTAGGRRWFAGGLLGQWAVWTRPAAGLLADVRRARAGDHEALLRCLARRPQLTDANSAVFDVRGGFRGCIAGVHEVLRRQGLLKGTWCLDPGEVLSPGQADELSRVAAAYPWLTDDDFVKEHLDDWLR encoded by the coding sequence ATGCCCACCGACCGCCCCACCCCGCTGGACGTCCTCGCCGACGGCGCCGTCATCCCCGCCCACCCGCTCGCCCTGACCGCGGACCGGCGCCTGGACGAGCGCCGCCAGCGCGCCCTGACCCGCTACTACCTCGACGCCGGCGCCGGCGGCATCGCCGTCGCCGTGCACACCACCCAGTTCGCCATCCGCGAGCCGCAGGTCGGCCTGCTGCGCCCGGTGCTCGAACTCGCCGCGGAGACCGCGGCGGAGAGCGCCGCCGCCTCGGGCCGGCCGGCGGTGAGGATAGCCGGCGCCTGCGGTTACACCGCGCAGGCCGTCGCCGAGGCGGAGCTGGCCGCCTCCCTCGGCTACGACGCGGTGCTGCTCAGCCCCGCGGTACCGGGCGCGAACGAGGAGGGACTGCTGGAACGGGCCCGCGCCGTCGGCGAGGTGCTGCCGGTCATCGGCTTCTATCTGCAGGAGGCCGTCGGCGGGCGGTACTTGTCCCCCGCGTTCTGGGCGGCGCTCGCCGACCAGCCCTCGACGGCGGCCATCAAGATCGCGCCGTTCGACCGCTACCGCACCGCGGACGTGGTGCGCGCGGTCGCCGGCGCCGACCGCGGCCCGGAGGTCGCGCTCTACACCGGCAACGACGACGACATCGTCGGCGACCTCCTCACCCCGTACGACACGGCCGGGGGCCGGCGCTGGTTCGCCGGCGGGCTCCTCGGGCAGTGGGCGGTGTGGACCCGGCCGGCGGCCGGGCTGCTGGCCGACGTGCGCCGGGCCCGCGCGGGGGACCACGAGGCGCTGCTGCGCTGCCTGGCGCGCCGGCCGCAGCTCACCGACGCCAACAGCGCGGTCTTCGACGTACGGGGCGGGTTCCGCGGCTGCATCGCCGGAGTACACGAAGTGCTGCGGCGGCAGGGGCTGCTCAAGGGCACCTGGTGCCTCGACCCCGGCGAGGTGCTCTCGCCGGGGCAGGCCGACGAGCTGAGCCGCGTGGCGGCCGCGTACCCGTGGCTGACCGACGACGACTTCGTGAAGGAGCACCTGGATGACTGGCTCCGCTGA
- a CDS encoding hydroxyacid dehydrogenase, giving the protein MTGSADRGAARDRVVVCVPPELRAQFFTDAVWRRLADAAELTVLDEHRDRAALAAALPGARALVTAWGAPQLDAGLLAVADRLELLAHTGSAVAPYVTGDAFARGVRVTQAGDAMARPVAEVALAFTLALLHRIHRFDHAMRRGADWESAGQAPPRHELGASAVGVIGASRTGRAYIELVRAFGARVSVTDPFLSEADAAELGVRILPLDELLRTSRVVAVHAPATEATRRLLGAPQLALLPDGAGLVNTARSWLVDEDALLAELRGGRIDAALDVFDAEPLPAGHPFRQLPNVLLTPHQAAGTAECRERLGESAVAEVLRLLAGEEPLHPVDASALTRLF; this is encoded by the coding sequence ATGACTGGCTCCGCTGACCGCGGCGCCGCCCGGGACCGGGTGGTGGTGTGCGTACCGCCGGAGCTGCGCGCGCAGTTCTTCACCGACGCGGTGTGGCGGCGGCTCGCGGACGCCGCGGAGCTGACGGTGCTCGACGAGCACCGCGACCGGGCGGCGCTGGCCGCCGCCCTGCCCGGGGCCCGGGCGCTGGTCACCGCGTGGGGCGCGCCGCAGTTGGACGCCGGGCTGCTCGCGGTGGCCGACCGCCTCGAACTCCTCGCGCACACCGGCTCCGCCGTCGCCCCGTACGTCACGGGGGACGCCTTCGCCCGCGGCGTACGGGTCACGCAGGCCGGGGACGCGATGGCCCGGCCGGTCGCCGAGGTCGCGCTCGCGTTCACCCTCGCGCTGCTGCACCGGATCCACCGCTTCGACCACGCGATGCGCCGTGGCGCGGACTGGGAGAGCGCCGGGCAGGCGCCGCCGCGGCACGAGCTGGGTGCGAGCGCGGTGGGCGTCATCGGCGCCTCCCGCACCGGCCGCGCGTACATCGAGCTGGTCCGCGCCTTCGGCGCGCGGGTGTCGGTGACCGACCCGTTCCTGTCCGAAGCGGACGCGGCGGAGCTGGGGGTACGCATCCTGCCGCTGGACGAGCTGCTGCGCACCAGCCGCGTCGTGGCGGTGCACGCCCCGGCCACCGAGGCGACCCGGCGGCTGCTGGGCGCGCCGCAGTTGGCGCTGCTGCCGGACGGTGCGGGTCTGGTGAACACCGCGCGTTCGTGGCTCGTGGACGAGGACGCGCTGCTCGCGGAGCTGCGCGGCGGCCGTATCGACGCGGCCCTCGACGTCTTCGACGCCGAGCCGCTGCCCGCCGGGCACCCGTTCCGGCAGTTGCCGAACGTGCTGCTGACCCCGCACCAGGCGGCGGGCACGGCGGAGTGCCGGGAGCGGCTGGGCGAGTCCGCGGTCGCCGAGGTGCTGCGGCTGCTGGCGGGCGAGGAGCCGCTGCACCCGGTGGACGCCTCGGCGCTGACCCGCCTCTTCTGA
- a CDS encoding maleylpyruvate isomerase family mycothiol-dependent enzyme, producing the protein MEPQVTPAEPDLPWLGPPIDARPLFAPEQRALMSALHALRPDDWRREAVPGWTVHDVAAHLLGDFYGRLARERDGHTGGPAPAAGEPLAAFIHRINQEWVDAHARVSPASLTGALDAAGAGIAAHFAGDALRGPSLGVSWAGAEPAPRWLDVARDFTEFWTHRQQIRHAAGQPHDPEAGPLAAVLDTFMRALPHTLRDTAAPPGTRVLMAVPGPAGGAWTATAVGPAPAGGTRWSLALPPGEGEPDALVRLDAETAWRLCVRGVEPAAALARAEVAGDRALAEAVCRIVSIIR; encoded by the coding sequence ATGGAACCGCAGGTGACACCCGCGGAGCCGGACCTCCCCTGGCTCGGCCCGCCGATCGACGCCCGGCCGCTGTTCGCCCCCGAGCAGCGCGCGCTCATGTCGGCGCTGCACGCGCTGCGGCCGGACGACTGGCGGCGCGAGGCGGTGCCCGGCTGGACGGTGCACGACGTGGCCGCGCACCTGCTCGGCGACTTCTACGGCCGCCTCGCCCGCGAGCGCGACGGGCACACCGGCGGCCCGGCGCCCGCGGCAGGCGAGCCGCTGGCGGCGTTCATCCACCGCATCAACCAGGAGTGGGTCGACGCCCACGCCCGGGTCAGCCCCGCGTCGCTGACCGGCGCGCTCGACGCGGCCGGCGCCGGTATCGCCGCCCACTTCGCGGGCGACGCGCTGCGCGGCCCGTCGCTGGGCGTGTCGTGGGCGGGCGCCGAGCCGGCGCCGCGCTGGCTGGACGTGGCGCGGGACTTCACCGAGTTCTGGACCCACCGGCAGCAGATCCGGCACGCCGCGGGACAGCCCCACGACCCGGAGGCCGGCCCGCTGGCCGCGGTGCTCGACACCTTCATGCGGGCCCTGCCGCACACCCTGCGCGACACCGCCGCGCCGCCCGGGACCCGGGTCCTGATGGCGGTGCCGGGACCGGCCGGCGGCGCCTGGACGGCGACGGCCGTCGGGCCCGCCCCCGCGGGCGGCACCCGCTGGTCGCTGGCGTTGCCGCCCGGGGAGGGCGAGCCGGACGCGCTGGTGCGGCTGGACGCCGAGACCGCCTGGCGGCTGTGCGTACGGGGCGTGGAGCCGGCGGCGGCTCTGGCCCGCGCCGAGGTCGCCGGTGACCGGGCCCTCGCGGAGGCCGTCTGCCGCATCGTGTCGATCATCCGCTGA
- a CDS encoding serine hydrolase — protein MSRNHLPTLRSAAVAAGTLAVIAATASSSAPLVGDTAEAAGAPRTRYVQYAPAAGKAPAPAPSADKAVTKALKALPKPAGAYDLAVADLDSGAQATYASGKGSFDTASIVKVDILAALLLQAQDDGKTLTGAQKKLAAEMIRSSDNDATDALWSDIGGGSGLADANRRLGLTETEPGDGGTWGLTQTTASDQLTLLEAVYGDGRSPLDGDSRHYVGKLMASVVDDQRWGVSAAADDTGAAALKNGWLPRSSTGLWDINSIGRVEHGGHTLLVAVLSDGHESHKAGVDAVETYTTTAANALRD, from the coding sequence GTGTCGAGAAATCATCTCCCCACGCTGCGCTCCGCGGCGGTCGCGGCGGGCACGCTCGCCGTGATCGCCGCCACCGCGTCGTCCTCCGCTCCCCTCGTGGGGGACACCGCGGAGGCCGCGGGTGCGCCCCGCACGCGCTACGTCCAGTACGCACCGGCGGCCGGGAAGGCACCGGCTCCGGCGCCCTCGGCGGACAAGGCCGTGACGAAGGCGCTCAAGGCGCTGCCGAAGCCGGCCGGCGCGTACGACCTCGCCGTGGCGGACCTCGACTCGGGCGCCCAGGCCACGTACGCCTCGGGCAAGGGCTCCTTCGACACCGCGAGCATCGTCAAGGTCGACATCCTCGCCGCCCTGCTGCTCCAGGCCCAGGACGACGGCAAGACGCTGACCGGCGCGCAGAAGAAGCTGGCCGCGGAGATGATACGCAGCAGCGACAACGACGCCACCGACGCCCTCTGGTCGGACATCGGCGGCGGCTCCGGCCTCGCGGACGCCAACCGCCGCCTCGGCCTGACCGAGACCGAGCCCGGCGACGGCGGCACCTGGGGACTGACGCAGACCACCGCGTCCGACCAGTTGACGCTGCTCGAAGCGGTGTACGGCGACGGCCGCTCGCCGCTGGACGGCGACTCCCGCCACTACGTCGGGAAGCTGATGGCCTCGGTGGTCGACGACCAGCGCTGGGGCGTGTCCGCGGCGGCGGACGACACCGGGGCGGCGGCGCTCAAGAACGGCTGGCTGCCGCGCTCCTCGACCGGGCTGTGGGACATCAACAGCATCGGCCGCGTCGAGCACGGCGGCCACACCCTGCTCGTCGCCGTCCTCTCCGACGGGCACGAGTCCCACAAGGCGGGGGTCGACGCCGTGGAGACCTACACGACGACGGCGGCGAACGCGCTGCGTGACTGA
- a CDS encoding ATP-binding protein: MAAAFGERAEASAFAACALDAHPRSIAEARRTVRTTLRDWDLAELTDSVECVVSELVTNAVRHGVPGCPPLPVAEPQPVTLTLVRRGGEVVCAVFDPGEGVPAPCEADEVAESGRGLQIVATLSDAWGWSAPGPFGKAVWSRFTAPAGTGGPADVGVGGDCDRDREWQSFARCLALLESLVPGRADHAPAVA; the protein is encoded by the coding sequence ATGGCGGCAGCTTTCGGGGAGCGGGCCGAGGCATCGGCGTTCGCTGCCTGCGCCCTCGATGCCCATCCGCGGTCGATAGCCGAAGCCCGGCGCACGGTCCGCACCACGCTGCGTGACTGGGATCTCGCCGAGCTGACCGACAGCGTCGAGTGCGTCGTCTCCGAGCTGGTGACCAACGCCGTACGCCACGGCGTGCCCGGCTGCCCCCCGCTGCCCGTCGCCGAGCCACAGCCGGTGACCCTCACCCTCGTCCGCCGCGGCGGCGAGGTCGTCTGCGCGGTCTTCGACCCGGGTGAGGGCGTGCCGGCGCCCTGCGAGGCCGACGAGGTCGCCGAGTCCGGGCGGGGGCTGCAGATAGTGGCGACGCTCAGCGACGCGTGGGGCTGGAGTGCCCCGGGGCCGTTCGGCAAGGCCGTGTGGTCCCGGTTCACCGCGCCCGCCGGGACCGGCGGCCCGGCGGACGTGGGCGTCGGCGGGGACTGCGACCGGGACCGCGAGTGGCAGTCCTTCGCCCGCTGCCTGGCCCTGCTGGAGTCGCTCGTGCCCGGACGCGCCGACCACGCCCCGGCCGTCGCCTGA
- a CDS encoding alkaline phosphatase D family protein, producing MAELRLGPLLRYADDSRATVWVETGGPCEAQVRCADGAGGSARTWQVGGHHYALITVTGLTPGAPTPYRVLLDGHEVWPLPGAPASTIRTPRPGAPLRVAFGSCRWAAKPGGGHDPVGPDALDTLSRRLDTDPDAERPDILLLLGDQVYADETSAATREYLAGRRDPDVPPGDQIADYEEYTHLYEESWLDPEVRRLLASVPSCMIFDDHDVIDDWNTSASWLEEIRAEPWWRERILGGLMSYWVYQHLGNLSPDELAADPLYAAVRAAGDGTELLREFAERADADPAAVRWSYRRDLGRTRLLMVDSRAARVLAEKSRALVDPDEMDWVRRQALADPGAYDHLLIGTSLPWLLPPAVHDAEGWNAALCAGERGARWARLGEKLRRRADLEHWSAFPRSFAELADLIAEVGRADGAPASVLVLSGDVHHAYVAEPRWPAAAGPEGPRPVVAQLTCSPMHNSVPAPIRAGFRFGWSRTGRLLGKLLARHGRLAAPPIEWRKTGGPWFGNQLMTLTLGGRDTARLRLEQARAEGAGGARLVRADERELL from the coding sequence ATGGCGGAATTGCGGCTCGGGCCGCTGCTGCGGTACGCCGACGACTCCCGCGCCACCGTCTGGGTGGAGACCGGCGGCCCCTGCGAGGCGCAGGTCCGCTGCGCGGACGGCGCCGGCGGCAGCGCCCGCACCTGGCAGGTCGGCGGCCACCACTACGCGCTGATCACCGTGACCGGGCTGACGCCGGGCGCCCCCACCCCGTACCGCGTGCTCCTCGACGGCCACGAGGTCTGGCCGCTGCCCGGCGCCCCCGCGAGCACCATCCGCACCCCGCGCCCCGGCGCCCCGCTGCGGGTGGCGTTCGGTTCCTGCCGCTGGGCCGCCAAGCCCGGCGGCGGCCACGACCCCGTGGGGCCCGACGCCCTCGACACCCTCTCGCGCCGGCTGGACACCGACCCGGACGCCGAGCGCCCCGACATCCTGCTCCTCCTCGGCGACCAGGTGTACGCGGACGAGACCTCCGCCGCCACCCGCGAGTACCTCGCCGGGCGCCGCGATCCCGACGTGCCGCCGGGCGACCAGATCGCGGACTACGAGGAGTACACCCACCTGTACGAGGAGTCCTGGCTCGACCCCGAGGTGCGCCGGCTGCTGGCCTCCGTGCCCTCCTGCATGATCTTCGACGACCACGACGTGATCGACGACTGGAACACCTCCGCCTCCTGGCTGGAGGAGATCCGCGCCGAGCCCTGGTGGCGCGAGCGGATCCTCGGCGGGCTGATGTCGTACTGGGTCTACCAGCACCTCGGCAACCTCTCCCCCGACGAGCTGGCGGCCGACCCGCTCTACGCGGCCGTGCGCGCGGCCGGCGACGGCACGGAGCTGCTCCGGGAGTTCGCCGAACGCGCCGACGCCGACCCGGCCGCCGTGCGCTGGAGCTACCGCCGCGACCTCGGGCGCACCCGGCTGCTCATGGTCGACTCGCGCGCCGCGCGGGTGCTGGCGGAGAAGAGCCGCGCGCTGGTCGACCCGGACGAGATGGACTGGGTGCGCCGGCAGGCGCTGGCCGACCCGGGCGCGTACGACCACCTCCTGATCGGCACCTCACTGCCGTGGCTGCTGCCGCCCGCGGTGCACGACGCCGAGGGGTGGAACGCGGCGCTGTGCGCAGGTGAGCGGGGCGCGCGCTGGGCGCGGCTGGGCGAGAAGCTGCGGCGGCGGGCGGACCTGGAGCACTGGTCGGCGTTTCCGCGGTCCTTCGCAGAACTTGCGGACCTCATCGCCGAGGTCGGCCGCGCCGACGGGGCGCCGGCCTCGGTGCTGGTGCTCTCCGGCGACGTCCACCACGCCTACGTGGCCGAGCCGCGGTGGCCGGCGGCGGCCGGTCCCGAGGGCCCGCGGCCGGTGGTCGCGCAGCTCACCTGCTCACCGATGCACAACAGCGTTCCCGCCCCCATCAGGGCCGGCTTCCGGTTCGGCTGGAGCCGCACGGGTCGGCTCCTCGGCAAGCTGCTCGCCCGGCACGGCCGGCTCGCCGCCCCGCCGATCGAGTGGCGCAAGACCGGCGGACCGTGGTTCGGCAACCAGTTGATGACCCTCACCCTCGGCGGCCGCGACACCGCCCGGCTGCGGCTGGAGCAGGCCCGCGCGGAGGGCGCCGGCGGCGCCCGACTGGTCCGGGCGGACGAGCGGGAACTGCTGTAA
- a CDS encoding ABC transporter ATP-binding protein — protein sequence MSRAISLDGVTKVYERGIRAVDRFSLDIEPGEFVVLLGPSGCGKSTVLRMIAGLESVTEGQLLLDGEDAAELAPGQRGMAMVFQNFALYPRMTNRDNIGFPLKLEARGDVGPRVDATARLLGIEDLLDRYPAQLSGGERQRVAIGRAISREPTAFLMDEPLSNIDAKLRNHLRAEVARLNRELAVTTVYVTHDQAEAMSLGDRIAVMRDGVLQQVGSPREAYALPKNIFVAAFIGTPRINLLEAVVHAPLPGRMTIDLGRQSLVLPEPLSPDHQMLRIQQGRPVIVGLRSEAVRIARPSLARAGEWAMSGIVEHVEYLGHEALLHLNTGSRAALVPALEGPRTDSAPGGHRKNKEGTVLGRLRDRAVAHLHGLGQDEPGEGAVGVLEEPPVPAAPPQSAERAAIAGGDLVVRTGPDLQVRPGTHVPLLIDLEHLYVFDQQGRRVCPAPAHQPRLDE from the coding sequence ATGTCACGTGCGATATCACTGGACGGCGTCACCAAGGTCTACGAGCGCGGCATCAGGGCCGTCGACCGGTTCTCGCTCGATATCGAACCCGGCGAGTTCGTCGTCCTGCTCGGCCCCTCCGGATGCGGCAAGTCCACGGTGCTGCGCATGATCGCGGGCCTGGAGTCCGTCACCGAGGGGCAGTTGCTGCTCGACGGCGAGGACGCCGCCGAACTGGCGCCCGGGCAGCGCGGCATGGCCATGGTGTTCCAGAACTTCGCCCTCTACCCGCGGATGACCAACCGCGACAACATCGGCTTCCCGCTGAAGCTGGAGGCCCGCGGCGACGTCGGCCCGCGGGTGGACGCCACCGCCCGGCTGCTCGGCATCGAGGACCTGCTCGACCGCTACCCCGCGCAGCTCTCCGGCGGCGAGCGGCAGCGCGTGGCGATCGGCCGGGCGATCTCGCGGGAGCCCACCGCGTTCCTCATGGACGAGCCGCTGTCCAACATCGACGCCAAGCTGCGCAACCACCTGCGCGCGGAAGTCGCCCGGCTCAACCGCGAGTTGGCGGTCACCACGGTCTACGTGACGCACGACCAGGCCGAGGCGATGTCGCTCGGCGACCGGATCGCCGTGATGCGCGACGGCGTGCTGCAGCAGGTGGGTTCGCCGCGGGAGGCGTACGCGCTGCCGAAGAACATCTTCGTCGCCGCGTTCATCGGCACTCCGCGGATCAACCTGCTCGAAGCCGTCGTGCACGCCCCGCTGCCCGGCCGCATGACCATCGACCTCGGCCGGCAGAGCCTGGTGCTGCCGGAACCCCTCTCCCCCGACCACCAGATGCTCCGCATCCAGCAGGGCCGGCCGGTGATCGTCGGCCTGCGCTCCGAGGCCGTGCGCATCGCCCGTCCTTCGCTGGCGCGCGCCGGCGAGTGGGCGATGAGCGGCATCGTGGAGCACGTGGAGTACCTGGGCCACGAGGCGCTGCTGCATCTGAACACCGGCTCGCGCGCGGCCCTCGTACCGGCGCTGGAGGGACCGCGTACGGACAGCGCGCCCGGCGGCCACCGCAAGAACAAGGAGGGCACCGTCCTCGGGCGGCTGCGCGACAGGGCGGTGGCCCATCTGCACGGCCTCGGCCAGGACGAACCGGGCGAGGGGGCGGTGGGCGTGCTGGAGGAGCCCCCGGTGCCGGCCGCGCCGCCGCAGAGCGCCGAGCGGGCCGCGATCGCCGGGGGCGACCTCGTCGTACGGACCGGGCCCGACCTCCAGGTCCGGCCCGGCACGCACGTGCCGCTGCTGATCGACCTGGAACACCTGTACGTCTTCGACCAGCAGGGCCGCCGCGTCTGCCCCGCGCCCGCGCACCAGCCCCGGCTGGACGAGTGA